The genomic segment TTATTACTATTGTGACGAATGATGTTACATCCGTTCAGCAGGCATTAATGATGATGTTGCGCGTTTTTATACGTGGGCCGCTATCGTTTATAGGGGCTGTTGTGATCGTGTGGTTCACAGCTCGTGAATTGTTCCCCGTATTAGTAGTAGCTATTCCCATACTGATGGCATTAATTTATTATTTTTCTTCTCAATCGGGAAAGTTGTTTGTGAAAGTACAAAAAGCAATGGATCAAGTAAATACAAAGCTTCAAGAAACTTTTGCTGGTATTCGGGTCATCAAAGCATTTAATCGACAGGTTTATGAACAAGAAACGTTCCGAAAGGTGAATGATACGCTAACAAAGCGTAATATGTCTGCGGAGCAAGTGATACTTACATTGATGCCCATTATGCTTTTCGTTGTCAATCTAGGCGTAGTTGCTGGGATGTGGATGGGTGCGATCAAGGTAAATGAAGGAACACTTCAAGTGGGTGTTATTTTAGCATTTATAAATTACTTAAACATTATTATGAACGGATTGATGACAAGTAGTCATGTATTAATGCAGATTACGCGGTCGTTTACTTCAGCTAATCGAATCGGGCAGGTACTGGATACTGAAATCAGTATTCAGGAATCTGAAATAGCTTCTTCACTTCCGGAGACACGGGGTGATATCGAGTTTAGGCATGTGAATTTTAGTTATAGTAAAAATGGAGAGTATGTACTCAAAAATATTACTTTTCGTGCAAAAGCTGGAGAGACAATCGGCATCATCGGTTCGACTGGCAGTGGAAAATCGACGCTTGTTAATTTGATTCCCCGCCTTTATGACCCGGATTCGGGAGAGATTCTCATTGATGGCGTAAATAGTAAGAAATATTCTCTTGAGAGATTAAGAGAGACAATCGGTTTCGTCCCACAAAAAGCAACGTTGTTTTCGGGACCGATTGAAGAGAATTTACGTTTTGGTAAAGGAGATGCGAGGCTTGTGGAGATGAAAGAAGCGGCTGATTCCGCAGTTGCTACTGAATTTATTGAAAAGTTGGACGGGGAATTTGCTTATAAGTTAACGCAAGGGGCAACGAATCTGTCCGGTGGTCAAAAACAACGTCTATCGATGGCCCGTGCTTTTATTCGTCAACCTAAAATTTTGGTGCTAGATGACACCACTTCTGCAATAGATGCTTTATCAGAAGCTTCGGTTCAACAAGTATTAAAGCAGCGCTATCCAAATACAACCAAGTTCATCATTTCTTCGAAAGTGTCTTCGATTATCGATGCCGATCAAATTCTTGTGATTGACGATGGAAGAATTGAAGCAAGTGGTTCACATGAAGAATTGCTGGTGAAAAGTAGCGTTTATCGCGGAATTTATGAAACGCAAAGCGGGGGGGGGGGTCTTTCCTATGAGTAAAACTTCCGTACAGCCTGTCCCAAATGTAATGGGACGTGCACGTGGGCCAAGAGGATTTGGCGGTCCAGTGGTTAAGGCAAGGGATAGAAAAGGGACAATCAAGCGAATATGGACATATATGAGGAAGCAAAAAGTAGCAATCATCAGTTCGATTATTTTAGTTGTTTTATCTACTTTATTAGGTTTACTC from the Sporosarcina psychrophila genome contains:
- a CDS encoding ABC transporter ATP-binding protein; its protein translation is MKSLQKLFKYVEPYTVFAILAPLLMCVEVAMDLLQPMIMQHIIDVGIANNDNAYVIKLGLLMLLTAFIGLIGGAGSTIYSTKVAVNFAADIRRDVFKKTEKFSSENIDSFGVGKLITIVTNDVTSVQQALMMMLRVFIRGPLSFIGAVVIVWFTARELFPVLVVAIPILMALIYYFSSQSGKLFVKVQKAMDQVNTKLQETFAGIRVIKAFNRQVYEQETFRKVNDTLTKRNMSAEQVILTLMPIMLFVVNLGVVAGMWMGAIKVNEGTLQVGVILAFINYLNIIMNGLMTSSHVLMQITRSFTSANRIGQVLDTEISIQESEIASSLPETRGDIEFRHVNFSYSKNGEYVLKNITFRAKAGETIGIIGSTGSGKSTLVNLIPRLYDPDSGEILIDGVNSKKYSLERLRETIGFVPQKATLFSGPIEENLRFGKGDARLVEMKEAADSAVATEFIEKLDGEFAYKLTQGATNLSGGQKQRLSMARAFIRQPKILVLDDTTSAIDALSEASVQQVLKQRYPNTTKFIISSKVSSIIDADQILVIDDGRIEASGSHEELLVKSSVYRGIYETQSGGGGLSYE